Below is a window of Geomonas oryzisoli DNA.
GCGAGGAGAGATGCCACCGCGAAGGCCGCTGCGTAACTGTACTCGTTGTAGAGGATCTCAACCTGGAGCGGGATGGTATTGGTCGATCCGCGCACGTGGCCGGACACGACGGAGACTGCACCGAACTCCCCCATGGCCCTGGCGTTGCAGAGGATGACGCCGTAGAGGATGCCCCACTTGATGTTGGGGAAGGTGACCCGCAGGAAGGTCTGCAGGCCGTTGGCTCCAAGAGTGAGCGCCGCTTCCTCCTCATCGCGCCCCTGCGCCTCCATAAGCGGGATCAACTCCCGCGCGATGAACGGGAAGGTGACGAAGATGGTGGCGAGAATGATCCCCGGGACCGCGAAGATGATCTTGATGTCGTGCTCCTGCAGCCAGGGGCCGAGCCACCCTTGCAGGCCGAAGATCAGCACGTAGATGAGGCCGGAGACCACCGGCGAGACCGAGAACGGCAGGTCGATCAGCGTGACCAGGAAGCTTTTGCCGGGGAAGCTGAACTTGGCGATGGCCCAGGCCGCGACGATGCCGAAGAAGAGGTTCAAGGGTACGCAGACCGCGGCGGTGATCAGCGTGAGCCGGATGGCCGAGATCGTGTCGGGTTCTGTGAGCGCGGCGAGGTACGCCTCCCACCCCTTTTCCAACGCCTGTGAAAACACAGCGGCGAGCGGCACCACCAGGAACAGCGCCAGGAAAGCAAGTGCTACTGAGATCAGCAGCCAACGCACCCAGGCCGGTTCCGTGACCGTTGCCCCTTTTCTCTCCCTGTTAAGTCCCTTACCCACCATGTCCTGTCCCTCCCGGCGCCAAGGCCCCGACTATTCCGCGTAACGCCTGCTCCACTTCTGCAACAGGTTGATGCAGAGCAGCATGAAGAAGGAGACCACCAGCATCACGGTGGCGATGGCGGTCGCGCCGGCGTAGTCATACTGCTCCAGCTTGGTGATGATGAGCAGCGGCGTGATCTCGGAAACCATCGGCATGTTGCCGGCGATGAAGATGATGGAGCCGTACTCCCCCACGGCGCGCGCAAAGGAAAGGGCGAATCCGGTGAGGATGGCGGGGAGCATGGTCGGCAGCAGCACCCGGCGAAAGGTCTGCCAGCGGTTGGCGCCCAGGCAGGAGGCAGCCTCCTCGATCTCCTGGTCCAGTTCCTCCAGCACCGGCTGGACCGTGCGCACCACGAAGGGAAGGCCGATGAAGACCATGGCCACGGCGATGCCGAGGGGGGTGAAAGCGACCTTGATGCCGCGCGGCTCCAGGTAGCGCCCCAGCCAGCCGTTTTGCGAGTAGACGCTGGCGAGCGTGATGCCCGCGACTGCCGTGGGGAGGGCGAAGGGAAGGTCCACCAATGCGTCAATCAGTTTCCTGCCGGGAAAGCGGTAGCGGACCAGCACCCACGCCACCAGGACCCCGAAGAAGGCGTTGATGGCTGCGGCGACGAGGGAGGAGCCGAAGGTGACGCGATACGAAGCCAGCACCCGCGGTGCGGTAACCGCAGC
It encodes the following:
- the cysW gene encoding sulfate ABC transporter permease subunit CysW, encoding MVGKGLNRERKGATVTEPAWVRWLLISVALAFLALFLVVPLAAVFSQALEKGWEAYLAALTEPDTISAIRLTLITAAVCVPLNLFFGIVAAWAIAKFSFPGKSFLVTLIDLPFSVSPVVSGLIYVLIFGLQGWLGPWLQEHDIKIIFAVPGIILATIFVTFPFIARELIPLMEAQGRDEEEAALTLGANGLQTFLRVTFPNIKWGILYGVILCNARAMGEFGAVSVVSGHVRGSTNTIPLQVEILYNEYSYAAAFAVASLLALLALVTLAVKTVSEWKVPQTISAVETER
- the cysT gene encoding sulfate ABC transporter permease subunit CysT; this encodes MGRAKNNVLPGFTPALGYTVFYLSIVVLIPLSGLFFKTATLSWADFVAAVTAPRVLASYRVTFGSSLVAAAINAFFGVLVAWVLVRYRFPGRKLIDALVDLPFALPTAVAGITLASVYSQNGWLGRYLEPRGIKVAFTPLGIAVAMVFIGLPFVVRTVQPVLEELDQEIEEAASCLGANRWQTFRRVLLPTMLPAILTGFALSFARAVGEYGSIIFIAGNMPMVSEITPLLIITKLEQYDYAGATAIATVMLVVSFFMLLCINLLQKWSRRYAE